A single genomic interval of Lathyrus oleraceus cultivar Zhongwan6 chromosome 7, CAAS_Psat_ZW6_1.0, whole genome shotgun sequence harbors:
- the LOC127107112 gene encoding pectinesterase, with translation MTIIMRKTLLTLLLLSSIFSIANSSKRRSRSSNNNIDWWCNQTPHPQACKYYTKQTHYYHNKNIKHKSKFREILIHLALERAVIMRNTAREFGQNNSIINKKQKTVSRDCLKLYDNTVFHLNRTFSNLHVKKTCSSFDAQTWLSTAYTNIETCRNGALDLKIPNFITPIMKVNMTEIISNGLFINWEFVKRDGRVRYTDDVTDEAFPRWFSVRERKLLESSRVIKANLVVAKDGSGHFRKVQEAINAAGRRRIKTRFVIRVKRGVYRENIEVGKMNDNIMLVGDGNRNTIITSSRNVKAGFTTYSSATAGIDGLHFIARDITFENTAGPHRGQAVALRSASDLSVFYRCAFKGYQDTLMVHAQRQFFRECYIYGTVDFIFGNAAVVFQNCIILVRRPLNGQANMITAQGRDDPFQNTGISIHNSQIRAAPDFRPVVGKFNTFLGRPWQRYSRVVVMKSFMDNLISPMGWSPWGGSNFAQSTLFYGEYNNFGPGSSTRSRVRWPGYQVMKSPAQASPFTVNSLLAGATWLPSTGVPFTSGL, from the exons ATGACAATCATCATGAGAAAAACATTGTTAACACTATTATTGTTATCATCAATTTTCTCAATAGCCAACTCATCAAAAAGAAGATCAAGATCTTCCAACAACAACATAGATTGGTGGTGTAACCAAACACCACACCCACAAGCATGCAAATACTACACAAAACAAACCCATTACTATCACAACAAAAACATCAAACACAAATCAAAATTCCGAGAGATTCTCATCCATTTAGCATTAGAAAGAGCAGTGATCATGCGAAACACAGCACGCGAATTCGGACAAAACAACTCGATCATAAACAAGAAACAGAAAACGGTTTCACGTGACTGTTTGAAACTCTACGACAACACAGTTTTTCATCTCAACCGAACATTCTCAAATCTCCATGTCAAGAAAACATGTTCATCATTCGATGCACAAACATGGTTAAGCACAGCTTATACAAACATCGAAACATGTCGAAACGGGGCATTAGACTTAAAGATTCCAAATTTCATCACACCGATTATGAAAGTAAACATGACAGAGATCATAAGCAATGGTTTGTTCATCAACTGGGAGTTCGTTAAACGCGACGGCCGTGTTCGCTACACCGACGATGTTACCGATGAGGCATTCCCGAGATGGTTTTCGGTTCGGGAGCGGAAGCTTCTGGAAAGTTCTAGGGTTATTAAGGCGAATCTTGTTGTCGCGAAAGATGGTTCGGGGCATTTTAGGAAAGTTCAAGAGGCTATAAATGCTGCTGGGAGGAGAAGGATTAAGACAAGATTTGTTATACGTGTGAAGAGAGGGGTTTATAGAGAGAATATTGAAGTTGGGAAGATGAATGATAATATTATGTTGGTTGGTGATGGAAATAGGAATACGATAATAACAAGTAGTAGAAATGTTAAAGCTGGTTTTACTACCTATAGTTCTGCAACTGCTG GAATTGATGGTCTTCACTTCATCGCACGCGACATTACATTTGAAAATACCGCCGGACCTCACCGAGGTCAAGCAGTGGCGCTAAGATCGGCCTCTGACCTCTCTGTCTTTTATCGTTGTGCTTTTAAAGGCTACCAAGATACTCTTATGGTTCACGCACAACGTCAATTTTTTAGAGAATGCTACATCTATGGCACTGTCGACTTCATCTTTGGCAATGCAGCTGTAGTTTTTCAAAACTGCATAATTCTTGTAAGAAGACCTCTAAACGGCCAAGCAAACATGATCACAGCTCAAGGTCGAGATGACCCATTTCAAAACACTGGAATTTCAATTCATAACTCTCAGATTAGGGCCGCGCCAGATTTCAGGCCCGTTGTTGGAAAATTCAATACTTTCTTGGGCCGGCCTTGGCAAAGATACTCCAGAGTTGTGGTAATGAAATCATTCATGGATAATTTGATAAGCCCAATGGGTTGGTCTCCATGGGGAGGTAGTAATTTTGCTCAAAGCACTCTATTTTATGGAGAGTATAATAACTTTGGGCCGGGCTCATCAACAAGAAGTAGAGTAAGATGGCCTGGTTATCAAGTTATGAAAAGCCCAGCCCAAGCATCACCATTCACCGTTAATAGCCTCCTTGCTGGTGCCACGTGGTTACCTTCCACTGGTGTACCATTCACTTCTGGCCTTTAA